A region of Denticeps clupeoides chromosome 19, fDenClu1.1, whole genome shotgun sequence DNA encodes the following proteins:
- the bicra gene encoding BRD4-interacting chromatin-remodeling complex-associated protein isoform X2 — protein MDDEDGRCLLDVICDPEALNDFLHGSETQLDTDDLLDGSSDPSSSFFSSTGGHVPEVQPVGQLVPNESSGLPRVSVDLDFLEDDDILGGSPGGTTGGDGGSNGVGSSHEPCDILQQSLAEANITEQSLQEAELDLSSFGLSGLTQVVQPLPDPSLSGAGGAAVGVGIGVGGAQIFTPPSGSSAGPASGTPDMLGSVLAHPGIQLQSQVMNKAISVQPFMQSVGLGNVTLQPISSIQAIQNGSQSGHLGIGQIQVVGQPTVMTINQPGQQILAKTIGSYQLHQPGQEATAAGTQAGLGGSVLSSSGQLLIQGPKTAIGSPALNGPAVCVSSTNTNNSGNVMTAPGGLVGFSSAGIGTQAQAQAQGQIMQNVIIQRTPTPIQPKPPQGTIQPKLFKQPQQQLPVPHTLQNDASKALGVPVSTAQNVTFLTGKPGSNMVLSTQATSQGAQFPQALFKQQAPPTSGKPLSVHLLNQSGSIVIPSQTVIQGQNQQFLVPQLPTGSQILTQHPGGQIIANQILTNQNINLGQVLASQGHSGAAHILSGPIQLQPGQIGHPTLFQMPVSLAQTQPVTGHAQTVIQGMPIQNSLTMLSQVEGVSPAVSLQPTLQQQQAGGVPSNTTGGAAAMAQSQPGESVTVLGTATDQATLPTQPQAQTQPSILSVQTAPQPTVPTSVTASSSPSSTVATSASMATVGLVAPQAQHSPGKVLFTTQGPSMILSQESLQMFLQQDPQHQASKDPPPPSVGVPASVTVSGGISGPVPSAHDSLLTEARPSQSPSPTLGPAHMTPVVNKVPSAGTQQPLKIQSASPSQALATHTVPPTLSDSPQASQPSPLTLGQHIQSPLPHQQPQPPSQTQTQTPSRSGTPSSLPPLFIIHNPIASSPLPPQPAPQPQPLQPQIQVQIQPQTTPSQPAPLQQDVPPASSSPKPAHALPAQPSHFVQAAAAAGPNTTVVKQQAQLPGLTAEQQHHLQLVSSQLQVLSAVAQPTAQQKQLLEKLQQVQQNIILQAKQQTQTSQPPVTGQFSKSQELAPSQVVTSSAGACTSVPVPSLLPPKTVLVQGPGDMQVFSAAPVPAVATVNQGIAQQNLTQSGQSKPGVISSVPGLAIGKGLQIQVLNPGLNQMPAPQPPVPVQPQISSMKRSFIMEPSKEARMLEQIRKQQGSVLHPDYSSPFRSFEDSLHRLLPYHLYQGTASSPQDYQRVDDEFESVSSQLLRRTQAMLDKYRHLLFEESRRLGPSAEMVMIDRMFIQEEKIALSQDRVMAKERPEEFVASSCLIDKGAQRHMASEASLARPAPLAVGAPPVPPVQAPPTPAPAPAAPPAPAPLPAPVAAPAPVPVPAPVPAPVTAAVSYPPTKLVIKQGGGGASVSWSTSCTPAPSTGSRPPKDASAQSSSFTRTPSASTRPARNDDDDDALPQRTSKPPIKTYEARQRIGLKLKIKQEAGLSKVVHNTALDPVHSQPQTPTPEVPQPKIRSAPPAAASVIRTPPLPPAACHTATASSVSTVTTQASSNPRTAAPSSSTPSPFRSSHTWSSSTSSASAAASSTSQMNGTLEHHDSGGVKHNPASTPAPPLTTCRLPLRKTYRENVSPRIRPGVPGGGGEIIPNLTSTSSSSPRRSSPKPEQTVIASVKLERQGGHLERGPRDGRVGQGLSPTGLAEVEDVLYHGIKNAYHHHRLSDKEEEEGEPRSRDRDDRAGRSKFLGVKNRDRPDRTFRMDQHAPGPPSPEGSSFSRDSSLPAKRCKSDSPDVDNASFSSGSPPPDDSLNEHLQCAIDSILNLQQGPPGRSSGKVGTGRTQGPLLSQQHQTQCPGTSSSYRPSVASSSSSSTSSSSMTQRPQVGGRGQNGSLVSQTHSR, from the exons ATGGATGATGAAGATGGCAGGTGCTTGCTAGACGTAATTTG TGACCCTGAAGCACTCAATGACTTTCTTCATGGATCAGAAACACAA CTGGACACTGACGACCTTTTGGATGGCTCGAGTGACCCGTCCAGCTCGTTCTTCTCCAGCACTGGG GGTCATGTTCCTGAGGTCCAGCCTGTCGGTCAGCTCGTACCCAATGAGTCGTCAGGGCTGCCCAGAGTCAGCGTCGACTTGGATTTCCTGGAAGATGATGACATCTTGGGAGGCTCCCCGGGAGGGACTACTGGAGGAGATGGTGGAAGTAATGGAGTTGGTTCCAGTCATGAGCCATGTGACATCCTCCAGCAGAGCTTGGCTGAAGCCAAcatcactgagcaaagtcttCAGGAGGCTGAGCTCGACCTCAGCTCCTTTGGCTTGTCAGGTCTGACCCAGGTGGTCCAACCTCTGCCTGACCCAAGCCTGTCAGGTGCTGGGGGCGCTGCGGTTGGTGTTGGCATTGGAGTTGGTGGGGCACAAATCTTTACACCTCCAAGTGGGTCTTCTGCTGGACCTGCTAGTGGCACACCAGATATGCTGGGTTCGGTGCTGGCTCACCCAGGTATTCAGCTTCAGTCACAGGTCATGAACAAGGCCATAAGTGTCCAGCCATTTATGCAGTCTGTAGGTTTGGGAAATGTGACACTTCAGCCCATTTCAAGTATTCAGGCCATTCAAAATGGGAGCCAGTCAGGACATTTGGGCATTGGACAGATTCAAGTTGTGGGTCAGCCCACGGTTATGACCATTAACCAACCAGGACAGCAAATCTTGGCTAAAACAATAGGTAGTTATCAGTTGCATCAGCCTGGACAGGAGGCAACAGCTGCTGGGACGCAGGCAGGGCTTGGAGGCTCGGTCCTTAGCTCTAGTGGCCAACTGTTAATCCAAGGGCCCAAGACTGCAATCGGGTCGCCGGCACTGAATGGGCCTGCTGTCTGTGTAAGCAGCACAAACACCAACAACAGTGGCAATGTAATGACTGCCCCTGGTGGACTGGTAGGATTCAGCAGTGCAGGAATTGGGACTCAGGCCCAAGCTCAGGCTCAAGGGCAAATCATGCAGAATGTGATCATCCAGCGTACTCCAACACCCATCCAGCCCAAACCTCCGCAAGGCACCATCCAGCCCAAGCTTTTTAAACAACCACAGCAGCAGCTTCCGGTTCCACACACCTTGCAGAACGATGCTAGCAAAGCTTTAGGGGTCCCTGTTTCCACAGCTCAAAATGTAACCTTCCTTACTGGCAAGCCCGGCTCAAATATGGTCCTGAGCACACAAGCCACATCTCAGGGGGCTCAGTTTCCCCAAGCCCTCTTCAAGCAGCAGGCCCCTCCCACATCAGGTAAACCCCTGAGCGTTCATCTTCTCAACCAGTCTGGCAGCATTGTCATCCCTTCTCAGACAGTCATCCAAGGACAGAACCAACAATTTCTTGTACCCCAGTTGCCAACCGGAAGCCAGATCCTCACCCAGCACCCAGGGGGCCAGATCATCGCCAACCAGATTCTGACCAACCAAAACATTAACCTTGGTCAGGTGTTGGCATCTCAGGGTCACTCTGGAGCTGCCCACATCCTTTCTGGACCCATACAACTCCAGCCAGGACAAATAGGCCATCCCACCCTTTTCCAAATGCCCGTCTCTCTCGCCCAGACCCAACCTGTCACAGGTCATGCCCAGACAGTCATTCAGGGGATGCCCATACAGAACTCATTGACTATGTTAAGCCAGGTTGAGGGTGTGAGCCCTGCCGTCAGCTTGCAGCCCACCCTGCAGCAGCAACAGGCGGGTGGTGTGCCCAGCAACACCACTGGAGGGGCTGCAGCCATGGCACAGAGCCAGCCAGGGGAGAGCGTGACTGTTCTGGGCACAGCGACCGATCAAGCAACGCTTCCTACACAACCACAGGCCCAGACTCAGCCCTCCATCCTGTCTGTCCAGACTGCCCCACAGCCCACTGTGCCCACATCTGTCACCGCCTCCTCATCTCCGTCCTCTACAGTGGCCACATCCGCCTCCATGGCTACGGTAGGGCTGGTTGCTCCTCAAGCGCAGCACAGCCCAGGAAAAGTGCTTTTTACCACCCAAGGCCCAAGCATGATCCTGAGCCAGGAGTCTCTGCAGATGTTCCTGCAACAG GATCCACAGCACCAGGCAAGCAAAGATCCACCACCCCCCTCAGTGGGCGTACCTGCGTCTGTTACCGTCAGCGGCGGCATCTCTGGTCCGGTCCCCTCGGCCCATGATAGCCTATTGACTGAGGCTCGGCCGAGTCAGAGCCCCAGCCCCACCTtaggccccgcccacatgaCCCCAGTGGTTAATAAG gTCCCATCTGCAGGAACCCAGCAGCCCTTGAAAATCCAGAGTGCATCTCCCTCCCAAGCCTTGGCCACTCACACAGTGCCCCCAACCCTCTCAGACAGCCCACAGGCCTCTCAACCTTCTCCACTCACTCTGGGTCAACATATCCAGTCTCCACTTCCCCACCAGCAGCCTCAGCCTCCCTCCCAGACTCAGACCCAGACTCCCTCACGCTCCGGTACCCCATCTTCCCTGCCTCCTCTGTTTATCATTCACAACCCCATTGCAAGCTCTCCCCTGCCACCTCAACCTGCCCCGCAGCCACAGCCATTGCAGCCTCAGATCCAAGTGCAAATTCAGCCCCAGACCACCCCATCCCAGCCCGCCCCACTGCAGCAGGATGTGCCTCCTGCTTCCTCCTCTCCCAAGCCAGCGCACGCCCTTCCAGCACAGCCTTCCCACTTTGTCCAGgcggcagctgctgctggacccAATACCACAGTGGTCAAACAGCAGGCCCAGCTGCCAGGCCTGACCGCTGAACAGCAGCACCACCTACAGCTGGTCAGCTCTCAGCTGCAGGTGTTGTCAGCAGTCGCCCAGCCCACTGCCCAGCAGAAGCAGCTTCTTGAAAAATTGCAGCAG GTGCAGCAAAACATCATTTTGCAAGCAAAGCAGCAAACACAGACTTCTCAGCCTCCAGTGACTGGTCAGTTCAGCAAATCACAAGAATTAGCACCCTCTCAGGTTGTGACCTCATCAGCCGGGGCCTGCACCTCAGTCCCAGTACCATCTTTACTTCCACCAAAGACAGTTCTGGTCCAAG GACCTGGAGACATGCAAGTGTTTTCTGCAGCGCCTGTTCCAGCAGTAGCCACGGTTAATCAGGGAATCGCTCAACAGAACCTTACCCAGTCAGGACAG TCAAAGCCAGGAGTTATAAGTTCTGTGCCAGGACTTGCTATAGGAAAAGGATTACAGATTCAGGTGCTGAACCCAGGATTGAATCAGATGCCTGCCCCTCAGCCCCCTGTCCCGGTACAGCCACAA ATTTCATCTATGAAAAGGTCTTTTATTATGGAGCCCAGCAAGGAAGCAAG AATGCTAGAACAAATAAGGAAGCAGCAGGGCTCAGTTCTCCATCCAGACTACAGCTCCCCATTCCGGTCCTTTGAAGACAGCCTCCACAGGCTTCTGCCCTATCATCTGTATCAGGGCACTGCTTCTTCACCTCAAGACTATCAAAGAG TGGATGACGAATTCGAAAGTGTTTCCAGCCAACTCTTGAGAAGAACTCAGGCCATGCTAGATAAATATCGACACTTGTTGTTTGAAGAATCCAGG CGGTTGGGCCCTTCTGCAGAGATGGTTATGATTGACCGGATGTTCATTCAAGAAGAAAAGATTGCTTTAAGCCAAGACAGAGTCATGGCCAAGGAGAGACCAG AAGAGTTTGTGGCCAGCTCTTGTCTGATAGACAAAGGTGCACAGAGACATATGGCTTCTGAAGCAAGTTTGGCAAGACCTGCTCCGCTGGCAGTGGGAGCACCACCAGTGCCGCCTGTGCAGGCGCCACCGACTCCTGCCCCAGCTCCTGCTGcacctcctgctccagctccgCTCCCAGCCCCAGTTGCAGCTCCAGCCCCTGTCCCTGTCCCAGCCCCTGTCCCAGCCCCAGTCACAGCTGCTGTGTCCTACCCCCCAACAAAGCTGGTAATAAAACAAGGAGGAGGTGGCGCATCAGTATCATGGTCAACGAGCTGCACTCCTGCTCCTTCTACAGGATCTCGGCCACCAAAGGACGCTTCGGCTCAAAGTTCTTCCTTCACCCGCACTCCGTCCGCCTCCACCCGCCCTGCCCGCAacgatgacgatgacgatgCTCTTCCCCAGAGGACCAGCAAGCCCCCTATCAAGACGTATGAAGCACGCCAGCGGATTGGTTTAAAGCTGAAGATTAAACAAGAGGCTGGACTGAGCAAGGTGGTCCACAACACCGCACTCGACCCAGTCCACTCACAGCCACAGACACCCacccctgaggtgccacagcCGAAGATCAGGTCGGCGCCCCCCGCGGCAGCCTCTGTCATTCGgactcctccccttcctccgGCTGCCTGCCACACGGCCACCGCCTCCAGCGTTAGTACAGTAACCACACAGGCGAGCTCGAACCCGCGCACTGCTGCTCCTTCCAGCTCGACCCCCTCGCCGTTCCGTTCCTCCCATACCTGGTCGTCGTCTACTTCCTCCGCGTCCGCCGCTGCTTCTTCCACCTCCCAAATGAACGGCACGTTAGAACACCACGACAGCGGTGGGGTTAAGCACAACCCCGCCTCCACACCTGCCCCGCCCCTGACCACCTGTCGCCTACCACTGCGTAAGACGTATCGTGAGAATGTCAGCCCGCGCATCAGGCCGGGAGTACCGGGGGGCGGCGGGGAGATCATCCCAAATCTCACATCTACCTCCTCTTCCAGCCCGCGGCGCTCCTCACCGAAGCCTGAGCAAACCGTGATAGCCAGCGTGAAGCTGGAGAGGCAGGGCGGCCACCTGGAGCGCGGGCCTCGCGATGGAAGAGTTGGCCAGGGTCTTTCCCCCACGGGTCTGGCTGAGGTGGAGGACGTGCTGTACCACGGAATCAAAAACGCTTACCATCACCACCGTCTCTCGgacaaggaggaagaggagggcgaACCGAGGAGCAGGGATCGCGACGATCGAGCGGGGAGGTCCAAGTTTTTAGGGGTTAAAAACCGAGACCGGCCCGACAGGACATTTCGGATGGACCAGCACGCGCCGGGACCTCCCTCTCCAGAAGGGTCTTCCTTTTCCAGAGACTCCTCACTTCCTGCCAAACGCTGTAAGTCCGACTCGCCAGATGTGGACAACGCTAGCTTCTCCAGCGGCAGCCCGCCGCCCGATGACTCTCTGAACGAGCACTTGCAGTGTGCCATAGACAGCATACTGAACCTACAGCAGGGTCCGCCCGGGCGCAGCAGTGGCAAGGTTGGCACAGGACGGACCCAGGGCCCACTTCTGTCACAGCAGCACCAAACCCAGTGTCCAGGCACCTCCTCCTCTTACCGACCTTCAGTcgcctcttcctcttcttcctccacaTCTTCGTCGTCCATGACCCAACGGCCACAGGTAGGGGGCCGGGGCCAAAATGGAAGCCTGGTGTCTCAGACTCACAGTAGATAA
- the bicra gene encoding BRD4-interacting chromatin-remodeling complex-associated protein isoform X1, producing MDDEDGRCLLDVICDPEALNDFLHGSETQLDTDDLLDGSSDPSSSFFSSTGGHVPEVQPVGQLVPNESSGLPRVSVDLDFLEDDDILGGSPGGTTGGDGGSNGVGSSHEPCDILQQSLAEANITEQSLQEAELDLSSFGLSGLTQVVQPLPDPSLSGAGGAAVGVGIGVGGAQIFTPPSGSSAGPASGTPDMLGSVLAHPGIQLQSQVMNKAISVQPFMQSVGLGNVTLQPISSIQAIQNGSQSGHLGIGQIQVVGQPTVMTINQPGQQILAKTIGSYQLHQPGQEATAAGTQAGLGGSVLSSSGQLLIQGPKTAIGSPALNGPAVCVSSTNTNNSGNVMTAPGGLVGFSSAGIGTQAQAQAQGQIMQNVIIQRTPTPIQPKPPQGTIQPKLFKQPQQQLPVPHTLQNDASKALGVPVSTAQNVTFLTGKPGSNMVLSTQATSQGAQFPQALFKQQAPPTSGKPLSVHLLNQSGSIVIPSQTVIQGQNQQFLVPQLPTGSQILTQHPGGQIIANQILTNQNINLGQVLASQGHSGAAHILSGPIQLQPGQIGHPTLFQMPVSLAQTQPVTGHAQTVIQGMPIQNSLTMLSQVEGVSPAVSLQPTLQQQQAGGVPSNTTGGAAAMAQSQPGESVTVLGTATDQATLPTQPQAQTQPSILSVQTAPQPTVPTSVTASSSPSSTVATSASMATVGLVAPQAQHSPGKVLFTTQGPSMILSQESLQMFLQQDPQHQASKDPPPPSVGVPASVTVSGGISGPVPSAHDSLLTEARPSQSPSPTLGPAHMTPVVNKVPSAGTQQPLKIQSASPSQALATHTVPPTLSDSPQASQPSPLTLGQHIQSPLPHQQPQPPSQTQTQTPSRSGTPSSLPPLFIIHNPIASSPLPPQPAPQPQPLQPQIQVQIQPQTTPSQPAPLQQDVPPASSSPKPAHALPAQPSHFVQAAAAAGPNTTVVKQQAQLPGLTAEQQHHLQLVSSQLQVLSAVAQPTAQQKQLLEKLQQVQQNIILQAKQQTQTSQPPVTGQFSKSQELAPSQVVTSSAGACTSVPVPSLLPPKTVLVQGPGDMQVFSAAPVPAVATVNQGIAQQNLTQSGQSKPGVISSVPGLAIGKGLQIQVLNPGLNQMPAPQPPVPVQPQISSMKRSFIMEPSKEARMLEQIRKQQGSVLHPDYSSPFRSFEDSLHRLLPYHLYQGTASSPQDYQRVDDEFESVSSQLLRRTQAMLDKYRHLLFEESRQRLGPSAEMVMIDRMFIQEEKIALSQDRVMAKERPEEFVASSCLIDKGAQRHMASEASLARPAPLAVGAPPVPPVQAPPTPAPAPAAPPAPAPLPAPVAAPAPVPVPAPVPAPVTAAVSYPPTKLVIKQGGGGASVSWSTSCTPAPSTGSRPPKDASAQSSSFTRTPSASTRPARNDDDDDALPQRTSKPPIKTYEARQRIGLKLKIKQEAGLSKVVHNTALDPVHSQPQTPTPEVPQPKIRSAPPAAASVIRTPPLPPAACHTATASSVSTVTTQASSNPRTAAPSSSTPSPFRSSHTWSSSTSSASAAASSTSQMNGTLEHHDSGGVKHNPASTPAPPLTTCRLPLRKTYRENVSPRIRPGVPGGGGEIIPNLTSTSSSSPRRSSPKPEQTVIASVKLERQGGHLERGPRDGRVGQGLSPTGLAEVEDVLYHGIKNAYHHHRLSDKEEEEGEPRSRDRDDRAGRSKFLGVKNRDRPDRTFRMDQHAPGPPSPEGSSFSRDSSLPAKRCKSDSPDVDNASFSSGSPPPDDSLNEHLQCAIDSILNLQQGPPGRSSGKVGTGRTQGPLLSQQHQTQCPGTSSSYRPSVASSSSSSTSSSSMTQRPQVGGRGQNGSLVSQTHSR from the exons ATGGATGATGAAGATGGCAGGTGCTTGCTAGACGTAATTTG TGACCCTGAAGCACTCAATGACTTTCTTCATGGATCAGAAACACAA CTGGACACTGACGACCTTTTGGATGGCTCGAGTGACCCGTCCAGCTCGTTCTTCTCCAGCACTGGG GGTCATGTTCCTGAGGTCCAGCCTGTCGGTCAGCTCGTACCCAATGAGTCGTCAGGGCTGCCCAGAGTCAGCGTCGACTTGGATTTCCTGGAAGATGATGACATCTTGGGAGGCTCCCCGGGAGGGACTACTGGAGGAGATGGTGGAAGTAATGGAGTTGGTTCCAGTCATGAGCCATGTGACATCCTCCAGCAGAGCTTGGCTGAAGCCAAcatcactgagcaaagtcttCAGGAGGCTGAGCTCGACCTCAGCTCCTTTGGCTTGTCAGGTCTGACCCAGGTGGTCCAACCTCTGCCTGACCCAAGCCTGTCAGGTGCTGGGGGCGCTGCGGTTGGTGTTGGCATTGGAGTTGGTGGGGCACAAATCTTTACACCTCCAAGTGGGTCTTCTGCTGGACCTGCTAGTGGCACACCAGATATGCTGGGTTCGGTGCTGGCTCACCCAGGTATTCAGCTTCAGTCACAGGTCATGAACAAGGCCATAAGTGTCCAGCCATTTATGCAGTCTGTAGGTTTGGGAAATGTGACACTTCAGCCCATTTCAAGTATTCAGGCCATTCAAAATGGGAGCCAGTCAGGACATTTGGGCATTGGACAGATTCAAGTTGTGGGTCAGCCCACGGTTATGACCATTAACCAACCAGGACAGCAAATCTTGGCTAAAACAATAGGTAGTTATCAGTTGCATCAGCCTGGACAGGAGGCAACAGCTGCTGGGACGCAGGCAGGGCTTGGAGGCTCGGTCCTTAGCTCTAGTGGCCAACTGTTAATCCAAGGGCCCAAGACTGCAATCGGGTCGCCGGCACTGAATGGGCCTGCTGTCTGTGTAAGCAGCACAAACACCAACAACAGTGGCAATGTAATGACTGCCCCTGGTGGACTGGTAGGATTCAGCAGTGCAGGAATTGGGACTCAGGCCCAAGCTCAGGCTCAAGGGCAAATCATGCAGAATGTGATCATCCAGCGTACTCCAACACCCATCCAGCCCAAACCTCCGCAAGGCACCATCCAGCCCAAGCTTTTTAAACAACCACAGCAGCAGCTTCCGGTTCCACACACCTTGCAGAACGATGCTAGCAAAGCTTTAGGGGTCCCTGTTTCCACAGCTCAAAATGTAACCTTCCTTACTGGCAAGCCCGGCTCAAATATGGTCCTGAGCACACAAGCCACATCTCAGGGGGCTCAGTTTCCCCAAGCCCTCTTCAAGCAGCAGGCCCCTCCCACATCAGGTAAACCCCTGAGCGTTCATCTTCTCAACCAGTCTGGCAGCATTGTCATCCCTTCTCAGACAGTCATCCAAGGACAGAACCAACAATTTCTTGTACCCCAGTTGCCAACCGGAAGCCAGATCCTCACCCAGCACCCAGGGGGCCAGATCATCGCCAACCAGATTCTGACCAACCAAAACATTAACCTTGGTCAGGTGTTGGCATCTCAGGGTCACTCTGGAGCTGCCCACATCCTTTCTGGACCCATACAACTCCAGCCAGGACAAATAGGCCATCCCACCCTTTTCCAAATGCCCGTCTCTCTCGCCCAGACCCAACCTGTCACAGGTCATGCCCAGACAGTCATTCAGGGGATGCCCATACAGAACTCATTGACTATGTTAAGCCAGGTTGAGGGTGTGAGCCCTGCCGTCAGCTTGCAGCCCACCCTGCAGCAGCAACAGGCGGGTGGTGTGCCCAGCAACACCACTGGAGGGGCTGCAGCCATGGCACAGAGCCAGCCAGGGGAGAGCGTGACTGTTCTGGGCACAGCGACCGATCAAGCAACGCTTCCTACACAACCACAGGCCCAGACTCAGCCCTCCATCCTGTCTGTCCAGACTGCCCCACAGCCCACTGTGCCCACATCTGTCACCGCCTCCTCATCTCCGTCCTCTACAGTGGCCACATCCGCCTCCATGGCTACGGTAGGGCTGGTTGCTCCTCAAGCGCAGCACAGCCCAGGAAAAGTGCTTTTTACCACCCAAGGCCCAAGCATGATCCTGAGCCAGGAGTCTCTGCAGATGTTCCTGCAACAG GATCCACAGCACCAGGCAAGCAAAGATCCACCACCCCCCTCAGTGGGCGTACCTGCGTCTGTTACCGTCAGCGGCGGCATCTCTGGTCCGGTCCCCTCGGCCCATGATAGCCTATTGACTGAGGCTCGGCCGAGTCAGAGCCCCAGCCCCACCTtaggccccgcccacatgaCCCCAGTGGTTAATAAG gTCCCATCTGCAGGAACCCAGCAGCCCTTGAAAATCCAGAGTGCATCTCCCTCCCAAGCCTTGGCCACTCACACAGTGCCCCCAACCCTCTCAGACAGCCCACAGGCCTCTCAACCTTCTCCACTCACTCTGGGTCAACATATCCAGTCTCCACTTCCCCACCAGCAGCCTCAGCCTCCCTCCCAGACTCAGACCCAGACTCCCTCACGCTCCGGTACCCCATCTTCCCTGCCTCCTCTGTTTATCATTCACAACCCCATTGCAAGCTCTCCCCTGCCACCTCAACCTGCCCCGCAGCCACAGCCATTGCAGCCTCAGATCCAAGTGCAAATTCAGCCCCAGACCACCCCATCCCAGCCCGCCCCACTGCAGCAGGATGTGCCTCCTGCTTCCTCCTCTCCCAAGCCAGCGCACGCCCTTCCAGCACAGCCTTCCCACTTTGTCCAGgcggcagctgctgctggacccAATACCACAGTGGTCAAACAGCAGGCCCAGCTGCCAGGCCTGACCGCTGAACAGCAGCACCACCTACAGCTGGTCAGCTCTCAGCTGCAGGTGTTGTCAGCAGTCGCCCAGCCCACTGCCCAGCAGAAGCAGCTTCTTGAAAAATTGCAGCAG GTGCAGCAAAACATCATTTTGCAAGCAAAGCAGCAAACACAGACTTCTCAGCCTCCAGTGACTGGTCAGTTCAGCAAATCACAAGAATTAGCACCCTCTCAGGTTGTGACCTCATCAGCCGGGGCCTGCACCTCAGTCCCAGTACCATCTTTACTTCCACCAAAGACAGTTCTGGTCCAAG GACCTGGAGACATGCAAGTGTTTTCTGCAGCGCCTGTTCCAGCAGTAGCCACGGTTAATCAGGGAATCGCTCAACAGAACCTTACCCAGTCAGGACAG TCAAAGCCAGGAGTTATAAGTTCTGTGCCAGGACTTGCTATAGGAAAAGGATTACAGATTCAGGTGCTGAACCCAGGATTGAATCAGATGCCTGCCCCTCAGCCCCCTGTCCCGGTACAGCCACAA ATTTCATCTATGAAAAGGTCTTTTATTATGGAGCCCAGCAAGGAAGCAAG AATGCTAGAACAAATAAGGAAGCAGCAGGGCTCAGTTCTCCATCCAGACTACAGCTCCCCATTCCGGTCCTTTGAAGACAGCCTCCACAGGCTTCTGCCCTATCATCTGTATCAGGGCACTGCTTCTTCACCTCAAGACTATCAAAGAG TGGATGACGAATTCGAAAGTGTTTCCAGCCAACTCTTGAGAAGAACTCAGGCCATGCTAGATAAATATCGACACTTGTTGTTTGAAGAATCCAGG CAGCGGTTGGGCCCTTCTGCAGAGATGGTTATGATTGACCGGATGTTCATTCAAGAAGAAAAGATTGCTTTAAGCCAAGACAGAGTCATGGCCAAGGAGAGACCAG AAGAGTTTGTGGCCAGCTCTTGTCTGATAGACAAAGGTGCACAGAGACATATGGCTTCTGAAGCAAGTTTGGCAAGACCTGCTCCGCTGGCAGTGGGAGCACCACCAGTGCCGCCTGTGCAGGCGCCACCGACTCCTGCCCCAGCTCCTGCTGcacctcctgctccagctccgCTCCCAGCCCCAGTTGCAGCTCCAGCCCCTGTCCCTGTCCCAGCCCCTGTCCCAGCCCCAGTCACAGCTGCTGTGTCCTACCCCCCAACAAAGCTGGTAATAAAACAAGGAGGAGGTGGCGCATCAGTATCATGGTCAACGAGCTGCACTCCTGCTCCTTCTACAGGATCTCGGCCACCAAAGGACGCTTCGGCTCAAAGTTCTTCCTTCACCCGCACTCCGTCCGCCTCCACCCGCCCTGCCCGCAacgatgacgatgacgatgCTCTTCCCCAGAGGACCAGCAAGCCCCCTATCAAGACGTATGAAGCACGCCAGCGGATTGGTTTAAAGCTGAAGATTAAACAAGAGGCTGGACTGAGCAAGGTGGTCCACAACACCGCACTCGACCCAGTCCACTCACAGCCACAGACACCCacccctgaggtgccacagcCGAAGATCAGGTCGGCGCCCCCCGCGGCAGCCTCTGTCATTCGgactcctccccttcctccgGCTGCCTGCCACACGGCCACCGCCTCCAGCGTTAGTACAGTAACCACACAGGCGAGCTCGAACCCGCGCACTGCTGCTCCTTCCAGCTCGACCCCCTCGCCGTTCCGTTCCTCCCATACCTGGTCGTCGTCTACTTCCTCCGCGTCCGCCGCTGCTTCTTCCACCTCCCAAATGAACGGCACGTTAGAACACCACGACAGCGGTGGGGTTAAGCACAACCCCGCCTCCACACCTGCCCCGCCCCTGACCACCTGTCGCCTACCACTGCGTAAGACGTATCGTGAGAATGTCAGCCCGCGCATCAGGCCGGGAGTACCGGGGGGCGGCGGGGAGATCATCCCAAATCTCACATCTACCTCCTCTTCCAGCCCGCGGCGCTCCTCACCGAAGCCTGAGCAAACCGTGATAGCCAGCGTGAAGCTGGAGAGGCAGGGCGGCCACCTGGAGCGCGGGCCTCGCGATGGAAGAGTTGGCCAGGGTCTTTCCCCCACGGGTCTGGCTGAGGTGGAGGACGTGCTGTACCACGGAATCAAAAACGCTTACCATCACCACCGTCTCTCGgacaaggaggaagaggagggcgaACCGAGGAGCAGGGATCGCGACGATCGAGCGGGGAGGTCCAAGTTTTTAGGGGTTAAAAACCGAGACCGGCCCGACAGGACATTTCGGATGGACCAGCACGCGCCGGGACCTCCCTCTCCAGAAGGGTCTTCCTTTTCCAGAGACTCCTCACTTCCTGCCAAACGCTGTAAGTCCGACTCGCCAGATGTGGACAACGCTAGCTTCTCCAGCGGCAGCCCGCCGCCCGATGACTCTCTGAACGAGCACTTGCAGTGTGCCATAGACAGCATACTGAACCTACAGCAGGGTCCGCCCGGGCGCAGCAGTGGCAAGGTTGGCACAGGACGGACCCAGGGCCCACTTCTGTCACAGCAGCACCAAACCCAGTGTCCAGGCACCTCCTCCTCTTACCGACCTTCAGTcgcctcttcctcttcttcctccacaTCTTCGTCGTCCATGACCCAACGGCCACAGGTAGGGGGCCGGGGCCAAAATGGAAGCCTGGTGTCTCAGACTCACAGTAGATAA